The window GACCCGCACGCTGTGGTGGTCGGGCCGACGGCTGCCCGGATGCTCGCGATCCCAGTACCCCGATCCTTGCAGGTGAGGCCGCTGCACCTGGCGACATCTCCGCAGCGTCGGCCCCGGCCTGATGCTCTGCTGCGATGGTCCCGACGCAGCTTCGCCCCCGCGGACATCATGCAGATCGACGGGGTGAGACTCACGACGAGGGTGCGCACGTGGGCAGACCTCGGGGAGCACCTCTCGGTATGGGGCCTCGTAGTTGCCGCCGATCACTTGGTGCGCATTCCACGACCGCGTATCGAGAGGCGCACAAAGGCGTACGCCACGGTCGAGATGCTCGCAAAGGCGGCAGACTCCTCGCTTCGCGCGGCCACGCGACTGCGCGAGGCTCTGCCTCTGGTCAGAGTCGGATCGGACTCCCCGATGGAGACGAGGTTGCGTCTGCACTGTCATGCTGCTGGGCTCCCGGAACCCGAGCTGAACCCGTCGCTCCTGGTGCCCGGCACTCACGTGCGGCATGAGCCCGACCTGCTGTGGAGGGATCACGGCGTGAGTGTCCAGTACGACAGCGCCGTCCACCGCACACCGGAGCAGCAGGTGAAGGACATCCGCCGCGCTGAGCGTGCGCGGCAGCTGGGCCTTCACGAAGTGATCATCACCCAGGCAGACATGCACGACGATGGACAGAGCGCGGTGGACCGCATCGGCGAAGCACTCCACGAGAGCACCCGGAAGCAGACGGGGTAGATCCAGTACGGGCCAGGCGCTCAGTCGAGATCCTCGACGCTGCTGGGCGCCGGTGCTCGACGGGCCAGCAGCACCGGTGAGTGGACCCTGGTGGCTGCGGAACGGGTCCAGAATAGCCACTGGCGTCCACTCACCAGGGTGTGTGAGTGGCATCTGGGGAGAGGCTGAGGGTGTGAGGAGCTAAGGGGCTAAGGGGCTAAGGCGCTGAGGCGCTGGGGCCCGAGTAGTGGCGCCCGCGTGAACCCGCGTGAATCCCCGAGGCGCCGCTGACGCGGGGGTTCACAGGCGCTCATCTTTCTTCCACCCGCCGCAGGTGCCGCCCTAGTTTCGCGGGCATGCCACCGATCAGCCTCGTCTCACCGCCCGCTACCGCCCCGCCGACCGGGCGCGCCGCCACCGCTCCGTCTGCGACCGGTACTCGCCCGGTCCGGCCCTCCCGTGATCCCGTCGGGCAGCGCTCGCCGTCGGCCGCCACACTCCCGGACCCCACGGAGCACCTGCCCGCCCCGTCCCCGCGCCGCCGCCCGGCGCTCAGCTACGAACTGTTCCCCGCCCGCACGGGCTCCTCCTTCGAGCGTCTCCAGCAGACCGTCGCGCAGTTGGAGCACACCGCCCCCGACTACGTCTCGGTCACCTCCCGCACCGGCTACCAGAACTTCGCCCGGGTGCTCGAGCTCACCGACCACGTGCTCGAGCACACCCGCCTGCGCCCCCTGGTGCACCTGACCAGCGTCGGGGCCCGCCGGGAGCACCTGGTCGCCGCCATCGAGGCCCTGCTGGACCGCGGCGTGCGCGGCATCCTCGCCCTACGCGGCGACGTGCCGGAGGGCCACGTGCCCGAGGACGACGAGTTCCCCTTCGCCCGCTACCTGGTGGAGCTGATCCGCGAGGTGGAGCGCGACCGCAGCGCCCTGCTGGCCGGCGGACGCCTCGCGATCGGCGTGGCCGCCTACCCGGTGCGCCACCCCGAATCACCCACCCGGCAGCACGACGTGGAGGTGCTGGTTTCCAAGGCCCGCTCCGGTGCCGACTTCGCGATCACCCAGGTGTTCTTCGACCCGGCCGACTACTGCGATCTCGTGACCCGGGCCCGCCGCGCGGGTGTGGAGATCCCGCTGGTGCCCGGGTTCATCCCCGCCACCGACCCCAAGCGCCTGCACCGCCTGGCCGAGCTGTCCGGTGTGCACGCACCCCGCGAGCTGCTGCACGCCCTGGAGTGTGCGGCCGACGACGCCGAACGCCGACGCATCGGCACCCGCTTCACCGTGGACCTGATCCGCGGGGTGCTCGACGCCGGAGCGCCCGGCCTGCACCTGTACACCTTCAACCGCCACGCCGAGGCCCTCGACGTGCTCGACGCCCTGGACCTGGACCGCTGGTCCACCGCCGGCACCCCCGATCCTGGCACCCCCGATCCCGCCGCCACCCCGCACCAAGGAGACCCCCGATGACCACCGCTCAGCCGAACGCACCCCAGCCCCCGACCACCGCCCTCGCTGCCCCGGGGCCGGACGACCACCGCACCCCGCTGCCTGCCGCCACCATCGTGGGCTACCCCCGCATCGGCCCCGAGCGCGAGCTGAAGAAGGCCGAGGAGGCCTACTGGGCAGGCCGCATCGACCGCGCCGAACTGGACCGCCGCACCACCGCCCTGCGCGCCGCGACCCGCGACCGCCTGGTGGGGCTGGGCCTGGACCAGCCCGCCGCGATCCCGGAGACCTTCTCCCTGTACGACCAGGTGCTCGACGCCGCCGTGACCGTGGGCGCGATCCCTTCCCGCTTCGCCGACGTGCTGGCCGAGACCGGCATCGTCGATGCCGACGGCTACTTCACCTTGGCCCGCGGTGACGCCGAGCGTCCGCCGCTGGAGATGACGAAGTGGTTCGACACCAACTACCACTACCTGGTGCCCGAGATCGGCCCAGGCACCGACCTCCATCTCGCCTCCACCCAGGTGATCGACCTGTTCACCGAGGCGCGCGAGGCCGGGGTGACCACCCGGCCGGTGCTCGTCGGCCCACTCACCCTGTTACTGCTGGCCAAGGCCGAGGACGACGCCCCCGAGGGCTTCACCCCCCTGGACCGCCTGGACGACGTGGTCACGGTGTACGCCGAGGTACTGCAGCGCCTCGCCGCAGCTGGCGCCCCGTGGGTGCAGCTGGACGAGCCGATCCTCGCCACCGACCTTGGCCTGACGGCCGACGAGCTGGCAGAGGCACTGCGCCGCTCCATCGGCCGCCTCGCCTCTGGCCCGGCCACCCAAAGCGGCCCCGCCGAGCCCGCCGCATCAGCCCTCGGCACCCCCGGTGCCCGCCCGCAGATCCTGGTGACCACCCCCTACGGCGGCATCGGCGACGCCCTGCCCGCGCTGCTGGCCACCGGTGTGGACGCTGTGCACCTGGATCTCACCCGCGGCGACCTGCCCACCACCGAGCAGCTCGCCGGCATTGGCCGCACCGCCCTGGTGGCGGGCCTGGTGGAGGGCCGCACCGTGTGGCGCACCGAGCTGCCCACCGCCGCCGCGCGACTCGATGCGCTGCGCGATCGGGTCCGCTCGGCCGGAGGTGACCCTGCGGCGGTCACCGCCGCCACCAGCGTGTCCCTGCAGCACGTGCCCCACAGCCTGGACCGCGAGACGGACCTGGACCCCGCCCTGCGCGCCACCCTCGCCTTCGCCGACGAGAAGGTGGCCGAGGTGGTGAGCCTCGCGGGCGGCGACGTGGCCCCCGGCGACGTGGATGGACCCCGGTCCGTGGTGCGCGACTTCCCCGGGGTGCGCGATCGGGCCGTGCGTGACCGCGTCGCGGCACTCGGCGCCGACGCCGGCCGGCGCGCCCCGTTCGCCGAGCGTCAGGCCGCGCAGGATGAGGCGCTGCACCTGCCGCTGCTGCCCACCACCACCATCGGCTCCTTCCCGCAGACCGCCGAGGTGCGCCGTGCCCGCGCCGATCACCGCGCCGGGCGCCTGGACGAGGCCGGGTACCGCGAGGCGATGCGCGCCGAGATCGACCGCGTGATCGCCCTGCAGGAGGAACTGGGCCTGGACGTACTGGTGCACGGCGAGGCCGAGCGCAACGACATGGTGCAGTACTTCGCCGAGCACCTCGACGGGTTCGTGGTCACCGAGCACGGCTGGGTGCAGTCCTACGGCTCCCGCTGCACCCGACCCTCGATCCTGTTCGGTGACGTGTCCCGCCCCGAGGCGATCACGGTGGCCTGGTCCCAGTACGCCCAGTCCCTCACCGACAAGCCCGTCAAGGGCATGCTCACCGGGCCCGTCACCATCCTGGCCTGGTCCTTCGTGCGCGATGACCAGCCGCTGGCCGACACCGCCACCCAGGTGGCCCTGGCCCTGCGCGACGAGATCGCCGACCTCGAGGCGGCGGGCATCGGCATCGTCCAGGTGGATGAACCGGCCCTGCGCGAGCTGCTGCCCCTGCGCCGCGCCGCGCAGGACGCCTACCTGCGCTGGTCGGTGGAATCGTTCCGCGTGGCCACCGCCGGTGCCACCGCCGCCACCCAGATCCACACCCATCTGTGCTACAGCGAGTTCAACGAGGTGATCGACGCGATCGACGGCCTGGACGCGGACGTGACCAGCATCGAGTCGGCCCGCTCCCGCGGTGAGGTGGTGGACGCGATCGACCCTGCGCGCTTCGAGCGGGGTATCGGCCCAGGCGTGTGGGACATCCACTCCCCGCGCGTTCCCGGCACCGAGGAGATCGTGGAGCTGCTGCGTCGCGCCGAGCAGCGCATCGGCGCGCGGCGCCTGTGGGCCAACCCCGACTGCGGCCTGAAGACCCGCGGCTACCAGGAGACCGAGGCCAGCCTGCGCCACCTGGTCGATGCCACCCGTCAGGTGCGCGAGGAGGTCGCCGCCCTGGTGTGACCGGGTAGCGGGGCACCCGGGTAAGGCCGGGTATCGGGCTGGCCCGGCGCTGCAGGGGTCGCCCCCGCCTGCCCGGCCCCGAAGCTGCGTGCGGATTCCTGGCATGTACCCGGCTGCATACCAGGAATCCGCACCGAGGTGTCGTGCTTCGGCCTGGTCGCGGATAGGCTCGTGACCAGGGAGTGCACGGGACGCGCCCCGCAGGTCGAGGCACGCGAGAGGTGCGCACACACATGTCTGACACGAACAGGCCGCACGACGGCAGCGGATATCCCGGCAACGGGTACCCCGGGTACGGCTCTGAGCAGGGGCATGACGGCGGGCCCGCCCCCTACGGCTCGCCCGCGCCCGCACCTGCGCCGTCGGCACCCTCGGCCGGACCTGCCCCCTACGGCTCGCCCGCGCCCGCACCTGCGCCGGCGCCGTCGGCCCCTTCGGCCGGGCCTGCCCCGTGGGCCTCGTCCGCAGGCCCCGGTCCTACCAGCCCCGGCCCGAGCACCCCCGGGGAGTCAGGCGCATCGGCCACACGGGAAGTCGGCACCGGGGCGGCACAGCTCGCACCCACCCTGCGCCGGCTCGGGATCGGCAACCCGCTGCCCACCTTCGCCGCCGGCGCCCTCGCGTACCTCGCGGCCCTCGGCGCCGCCATCGTGGTGATCATCTCGTTGGTGCTCGCGGTCGTCACCGCTGGACTCCCGGACGTGGGCGGCGGGGTGACGGATCCCCTTGGTGGACCTTCGACGCCCAGTGGAACGGGTGGCCCTGGCTTCCGAGGGATCCTGGGTGTGCTGGGCATCCCCTTCCAGCTGGTGGCGCTGGCCAGCTTCGGCTCGTACGACATCGACCTCGCCCTGGGCTTCCTCGGCAACATCTCGGCGAGCTGGCGCGGCATGCCCCTGCTGATCACCGTGGTGATGGCCGGCACCGCCTTCCTCGCCTCGCTCCTGGTGCAGCGCCGCTGGGGCAGCGGGAAATGGGGCAGCAATGGCCCGCTCGGCGCGTTCCTGTGGTCCGGGATCTCCGGCCTCGCGGTCGCGGTCTTCGCGGTGATCGTCACCCGCATCACCGCCTTCGGGGGTGGCGACGACGAACTGGGGGTGTCGGTGTCCATGCACACCGCCGGGTTCGACATGTTCCTGGGCACCTGGGCCCTGATCGGGATCCCCATCTTCCTGGGGCACCTGGCCGGGATGGAGAAGCCGCACTGGTGGCATCGGGTGGCCGACCTCGCCGCCGCACCGCGCCTCGCGCTCACCCACGCCCTCACCTTCGCGGTCCCCGTGGCCGTGGTGGCAGCGGTCGTTGTCGCGATCCAGCTGCTCGCCGACGGGGACGGCCGCCTCATCCTGCCCATGTTCCTGCTGCTGCCCGCCTGGGGCCTGAACGCTCTCGCGGTGCTGCCCGGGCTGGGCATGCTCGTGGTGCCGCTGAACGTCACCATGCGCGGTGACCTCCCCGACGTGGGCGTCGAGCGCATGAACGAGATGCAGTGGCTGTTCAACTACCCCTGGTACGCGTGGATCCCGACGGCGCTGTTCGCGCTGGCGGTGCTGGTGCTGATCCCGCTGCTGTGGAACCGCGGCCGCCACATCGAGAAGGGCGACGTGCTGGCCCAGATCGTCTCCTGGCTGGCACTGCCGTGCACCTACTTCGTGGGCTCGCTGGTGCTGATGGCCCTGGTGTGGACCCGGGTCAACGTAGAGATGGGCGGATGGGGCAGCACCACCATGGCCGTGGGCTACGGCCTGGCAGCCTGGATGCCGCTGGTGGCGTTCATCATCGGGGCGATCGTGGAGGTGCTGGCCCGCTTCGGCGCCCCGTTCGTGGACCGCTTCGTCCCCGGGGTGCTGGTGAACTGGTTCCGCCGCTAGGAGCGCAAGCGCCGCGAGGCGGGAGCGGACCCTGCTCTCGGAAGCGGCGCGACGGCTCCCGGCGGGGCCTCGTCGACTGCCGGTGGCGCGACGGCCCCCAGCGACGGCGCGCAGGCGACCGCCTGACCGCACCGTGCCGATCCGGAAGAATAACAATCCATAACAGGGCGTAGCGCGGCCGATGGGTAGGCTGGCGGAATGGACCGCAACCCATTCACGCCCGGCTTCGGCCTGACCCCTCCTGTGCTGGCCATGCAGGGCACCCCGGTGGAGGACTTCGCCGAGGCGCTGGAGGGCACCCGCCCCGCCGGGCACCGCTCCGTGCTGATCTCCGGCGCCCGCGGGGTGGGGAAGACGGTGCTGCTGTCCCAGTTCCACGACGTGGCCGAGGAGGTGGGCTGGGAGGTCATCGCCCTGCACACCTCCTCCGATTCACTGGCCGATGAGCTGCGCGGACGGGCCGTGCACGCCCTGCGCGACCTCGATCCCGAGGCGCGCGACTCCCGGGTCACCTCCGGCTCCATCTCCGCGCTGGGCGCCGGCGCGAGCCTGGGCCGCGAGATCAGCGACCGCTACGAGGGGGAGGACGTGCCGCTGGCGGTGCTGCTGGACCGCCTGGCGGCCCTGGCGTCCCTGCGCGGCGGAGGACTGCTGGTGCTGCTGGACGAGGTCCAGTCGGCCGATCCCGATCAGGTGCACGTGATCACCCAGCACATGCAGGACCTCGCCCAGCGCGGCCATGCCGCCGGTTTCGTGGCAGCCGGGGTACGCGCCGGGGTGGACGAGCTGCTGGCGAACCCCAAGACCACCTTCCTGCGCCGCGCCCACCAGGTGGAGATCGGCAGCGTGGACGTGGGCACCGCCGCGCAGGTCATCATGACCACCGTCGCCGACACCGACAAGCACATCACCCCCGAGGCTGCCGTCCGGGCCGGCGAGATCTCCCAGGGGTACCCGTACCTGATCCAGGTGGTGGGGGCTGAGGCCTGGCAGCGCAGCGGCACGAGCGGGACCATCGAGATCGAGGACGTGGAGGGGGCGCGCGAGTTCGCGATCGACGCGATGGTGCACAACGTGCACGGCCCGGCCCTGCGTGACATCAACGGCCGCAAGGACGAGTACCTGCTGGCGATGCTCGAGGACGACGGCCCCTCTGCCGTGATGGACGTGGCCCGACGCATGGGCATCGACCAGAACAACCAGAACGTGTACCGCTCCCGCTTGATCGCCGACGAGATGATCCGCCCCGCCGGCCGAGGTCATGTGGAGCTGGCGATGCCGTACCTGCGCGAGGCCCTGATCCGCCGGCGCGACGGTGGCCGTTCGGCCCTCGCGCACGGCCCTGCCCGGGTGGCCCGCCCCGTCAGGGCCAGCCGCCCCGTGCAGGGCGACCGCCCAGCATCGGGCAGCCGTCCCGGCAGGCGGAGCGAGCGGGGCTCAGGCCGCTGAGTCCGGCTCGGGCGGCTGAGTCCGGCTCAGGCGGCTGAGTCCGGGTTCCGACGGATGAACACGCTGATCACGATGGTGATCACGCCCAGTCCCGCGGAGGCCAGGAACGCCAGCGAGGTTCCCTGGGCAATGCCCTCGAGCTCCGTGCCGCCGTCGGCCGCGACACCCGCAGCGACCCGGCTCATCAGCGCGACCATCACCGCGGCGCCGGTGGCACCGGCCACCTGCTGAACGGTGCCCACGATCGCCGAGCCGTGCCCGTACAGCGGCTTGGGCAGGGAGCCGAGCGCCGTGGTGAACAGCGGCGTGAACACCAGCGCCAGACCCACCGACATCGTCAGGTGACCGGCCACGATCAGCGCGGGCGTGGAGTCCAGACCCACGCGGGAGAGCACGAACACGCCGGCCACCACCAGCACCAGGCCCGGGGTGAGCAGGGGGCGCGGGCCGACACGGTCGAAGAGTCGGCCCACGAAGGGGGCCGCCAGGCCCATCACCAGGCCACCCGGCAGCATCATCAGGCCCACGGTGAGGGTGGACAGTTCCAGCACCCTCTGCAGGAAGATCGGCAGCAGCACCACGGTGCCGAACATCGCGGCCATCATCACCATCATCAGCACCACCGCGACGGTGAAGTTGCGGTGGGCGAAGGTGCGCAGGTCCAGCAGGGCGCGGTCGCGCTTCTGCAGGGACAGCTGGCGAAGAACGAAGGCGGTCAGCGCCAGCACCCCGATCGCCAGGCACACCACGGAGGTCACCGGCAGACCGAGCAGGGTGGCGTCGGCTGCGGGGTCGACGGCCTGGCCCGCACCGCCGGCGTCGGTCGCGCCGTGCCCGCCGCCGCCGATGCCGGTGAGGCCGTACACCAGGGTGCCGAAGCCGATCGCGGAGAGCATCACCGAGAGCGGGTCGGCGGGGGAGTCGGTGGTCTCGTTGACGTTCTCGATGCGGCGCAGGCCCAGGATCAGCGCACCCACGGCGATCGGGGCCACCAGCACGAACAGCATCCGCCAGGGGGCGAAGGCGAGGATCAGCCCGGAGATGGTGGGGCCCAGTGCGGGCGCCACGGAGATGACGATGGAGATGTTGCCCATCACCCGGCCGCGCCGGTTCGCGGGCACCAGGTTCATCACCGTGGTCATCAGCAGCGGCATCATGATCGCGGTGCCGGTGGCCTGCACGATGCGGCCGGCCAGCAGCGGCACGAAGCTGGGCGCGAGTGCACAGATCACGGTGCCCACGGTGAACGCGGTCATCGCGGCGGTGAACACCTGGCGGGTGGAGAAGCGGCCCATCAGGTAGCCGGTGATCGGGATGACCACGGCCATGGTGAGCATGAACCCGGTGGTCAGCCACTGCGCGGTGGTCTCCACGATGCCCAGGTCGTCCATGATCGGCGGAAGCGCCACCGACAGGATCGTCTCGTTGAGGATCACCACGAACGCCGAGACCAGCAGCAGCATGATCACCGAACGGTCGCGGGCCGACATCGCCTCCGGGGCCGCGTGCTGCGGGTGCGCGCCCTCGGCCGACGACCGGGACTCACCGGTCGCGGAGGCGTCGCTGGTCACGGCGGGGGAGGCGTCGCTGGTCACGGCGGGGGAGGCGGCGGCGTGGGCAGAGTTGGAGGCCGGCTCCGGGCCGGTGGAAGAGGAGGTGCGCACCGGGGAAGTCTAGGGACCTATGGCCCCGGTGAGCCAGGGAGATTGAGGGAGGAGTGCGTCACCGCACCCGGGTGCTGTCCCGGGTCCTCCGCAGCGCCCCCTCCGCGGTCATTCCCCCTACCTGTTCGCGGTCACGTTCGCGGTCACGCTCCCTTCCCGGCGGGTGAGTGGACGCTGGTGGTTGAAGAACGCCTGTTTCGCAGCCACCAGTGTCCACTCATCGAGGCAGGGATGACGCGATGCGGCGTGCCATGGCAGAACTCGCGCTGACGTGGTGGGCCGCCCGAAGCCGACGGCCCGGTGGGGCTGTGGCGAAGACTGAGAGCGAGACGCATCTGAGAACCTAGAGGTGGTTCTGAAATGCGCGCCGTACTGCCCTATTGGGAAGCAGTCCCATGTCACCAGCGCGAGACGCACGAGGGAACCATTCGTGGTTCTGAGGTGCGTCCGGCCGTGAGTCCCGGGGAGACGTCCCGAAGGTGGGGGAGACGTTCGAAGGGAAGGGTAAAGGACCCCGGAGGGAACGGCCCCGGAGGGAAGGGAGAGGAGCCGTGGGGGAAGGGCGAAGAGCCGTAGGGGAAGGGCCCGGAGGGAAGGGGAGGTGCGGGGGGCGCGGCAGTGCTATGCGCGGCGCAGCCGGGCGGGCAGCTCACGCAGGCGCTCGATCGGCAGGAACGCCGCCCAGCAGATCACGGTGGGCAGGAAGTGGATGCCCAGCGCGATGAACGTGGTCAGGTGGAACAGCACGAACACCGCCACCGCTAGGTACAGCGCCTTGCCCTTCAGGAAAAGCACCACCGGCGAGAGGGTCTCCATCGCCAGCGCTGCCCACTGTGCCGGGACGAAGATCCACGGCACCTCGAGCGTCCACTGCACGAACGGGGATCCGCGTCGGATCACCGCCCACGCCAGGATCGCGCTGTTCGCCCAGGCGATGGGGGAGCCGGAGTAGATCCACTTGGTCAGCACGGACAGGAAGTAGGTCGCGACCACCGCCAGTTGGATGCAGCGCAGCGCCCAGCCTGCGGCCTCGCTCGGTGTGTCGTCGTGCCAGCCCCGGGAGGGGACGGTGGGCAGCACCCACACGGCGATCATCAGGGCCAGGTGGTCATGGGAGACGTACCCGTAGCCCTGGCTGTACAGCATCCAGATCGTGAACACCACGGCCACCACCGTGCCGGAGATGCGCGGGAAGCGGCCCGACACTCCCACCAGGCACGACACGACGATCACGGCCAGCAGCCCATAGGCGATCGGGGTGGTCACGGCGGGCAGGTGCAGGATCCGGGCCAGCAGCAGCGGCTCGTAGAAAACGGCGTTCGTGGCGTGGGAGGGCACGTCGTTGGCGATCAGAAACACGTCCACGATCACGAAGGCGTAGATGATCGTGCGCAGTGCCGTGATGCGGGAGGCGGGAAGTGCCGGGATCAGCAGGCTGAGTGCACGTTCCCCCATGGTGCGTTCCCCCATGGTGCGTTCCCCCATGGTGCGTTCCCCCATGGTGCGTTCCCCCACGGTGCGCTCGCCCGTCATGCGTCGGCCTCCCATCGCACGACCTCCACGAACTCGGGGTCGCCGTGCGGGGCGCCGTCCTTGAGGTGCGTGATCCGCTGGCACAGGACCACTGCGGTGAGAGCCGGCTCATCGGCATGGCGCCGGTCGTACTCCGCAGCCAGTGGTGCCAGGCGCTCCGGGTCCTCGCGGATCGTGCGCAGATGGTTCTCCACGTCGGCCCGCTGGATGCCCACCGAGTGATTCCCGAAGGGGATGTCGAACGGCTCGCCGTCGTCGCGCACGCCCTGCAGGCAGGTGTTGGTCACGTGGCCGTCAGGGTCGGTGCCCCGGGAGTACTGG is drawn from Brachybacterium muris and contains these coding sequences:
- the metE gene encoding 5-methyltetrahydropteroyltriglutamate--homocysteine S-methyltransferase gives rise to the protein MTTAQPNAPQPPTTALAAPGPDDHRTPLPAATIVGYPRIGPERELKKAEEAYWAGRIDRAELDRRTTALRAATRDRLVGLGLDQPAAIPETFSLYDQVLDAAVTVGAIPSRFADVLAETGIVDADGYFTLARGDAERPPLEMTKWFDTNYHYLVPEIGPGTDLHLASTQVIDLFTEAREAGVTTRPVLVGPLTLLLLAKAEDDAPEGFTPLDRLDDVVTVYAEVLQRLAAAGAPWVQLDEPILATDLGLTADELAEALRRSIGRLASGPATQSGPAEPAASALGTPGARPQILVTTPYGGIGDALPALLATGVDAVHLDLTRGDLPTTEQLAGIGRTALVAGLVEGRTVWRTELPTAAARLDALRDRVRSAGGDPAAVTAATSVSLQHVPHSLDRETDLDPALRATLAFADEKVAEVVSLAGGDVAPGDVDGPRSVVRDFPGVRDRAVRDRVAALGADAGRRAPFAERQAAQDEALHLPLLPTTTIGSFPQTAEVRRARADHRAGRLDEAGYREAMRAEIDRVIALQEELGLDVLVHGEAERNDMVQYFAEHLDGFVVTEHGWVQSYGSRCTRPSILFGDVSRPEAITVAWSQYAQSLTDKPVKGMLTGPVTILAWSFVRDDQPLADTATQVALALRDEIADLEAAGIGIVQVDEPALRELLPLRRAAQDAYLRWSVESFRVATAGATAATQIHTHLCYSEFNEVIDAIDGLDADVTSIESARSRGEVVDAIDPARFERGIGPGVWDIHSPRVPGTEEIVELLRRAEQRIGARRLWANPDCGLKTRGYQETEASLRHLVDATRQVREEVAALV
- a CDS encoding ATP-binding protein; this encodes MDRNPFTPGFGLTPPVLAMQGTPVEDFAEALEGTRPAGHRSVLISGARGVGKTVLLSQFHDVAEEVGWEVIALHTSSDSLADELRGRAVHALRDLDPEARDSRVTSGSISALGAGASLGREISDRYEGEDVPLAVLLDRLAALASLRGGGLLVLLDEVQSADPDQVHVITQHMQDLAQRGHAAGFVAAGVRAGVDELLANPKTTFLRRAHQVEIGSVDVGTAAQVIMTTVADTDKHITPEAAVRAGEISQGYPYLIQVVGAEAWQRSGTSGTIEIEDVEGAREFAIDAMVHNVHGPALRDINGRKDEYLLAMLEDDGPSAVMDVARRMGIDQNNQNVYRSRLIADEMIRPAGRGHVELAMPYLREALIRRRDGGRSALAHGPARVARPVRASRPVQGDRPASGSRPGRRSERGSGR
- a CDS encoding MDR family MFS transporter → MRTSSSTGPEPASNSAHAAASPAVTSDASPAVTSDASATGESRSSAEGAHPQHAAPEAMSARDRSVIMLLLVSAFVVILNETILSVALPPIMDDLGIVETTAQWLTTGFMLTMAVVIPITGYLMGRFSTRQVFTAAMTAFTVGTVICALAPSFVPLLAGRIVQATGTAIMMPLLMTTVMNLVPANRRGRVMGNISIVISVAPALGPTISGLILAFAPWRMLFVLVAPIAVGALILGLRRIENVNETTDSPADPLSVMLSAIGFGTLVYGLTGIGGGGHGATDAGGAGQAVDPAADATLLGLPVTSVVCLAIGVLALTAFVLRQLSLQKRDRALLDLRTFAHRNFTVAVVLMMVMMAAMFGTVVLLPIFLQRVLELSTLTVGLMMLPGGLVMGLAAPFVGRLFDRVGPRPLLTPGLVLVVAGVFVLSRVGLDSTPALIVAGHLTMSVGLALVFTPLFTTALGSLPKPLYGHGSAIVGTVQQVAGATGAAVMVALMSRVAAGVAADGGTELEGIAQGTSLAFLASAGLGVITIVISVFIRRNPDSAA
- a CDS encoding methylenetetrahydrofolate reductase — translated: MPPISLVSPPATAPPTGRAATAPSATGTRPVRPSRDPVGQRSPSAATLPDPTEHLPAPSPRRRPALSYELFPARTGSSFERLQQTVAQLEHTAPDYVSVTSRTGYQNFARVLELTDHVLEHTRLRPLVHLTSVGARREHLVAAIEALLDRGVRGILALRGDVPEGHVPEDDEFPFARYLVELIREVERDRSALLAGGRLAIGVAAYPVRHPESPTRQHDVEVLVSKARSGADFAITQVFFDPADYCDLVTRARRAGVEIPLVPGFIPATDPKRLHRLAELSGVHAPRELLHALECAADDAERRRIGTRFTVDLIRGVLDAGAPGLHLYTFNRHAEALDVLDALDLDRWSTAGTPDPGTPDPAATPHQGDPR